The Chloroflexota bacterium sequence CTGATTGTGGCGCCCTGGCCGGAACCGCGCCCAGAAGAAAGCTGGGAGGCTGAAAAGGTAATAGAGTTCGAATTGGTGCAAGAAATTGTGCGTGCGATCCGAAACCTGCGTTCGGAGAAAAATGTCAAGCCCGGGCAGCGCATCCCCGCCATTTTTGTCGCGGGTAGCCATGCCGCGCTGATTGAAGGTCAGGCCGCTGTGATCGCTGCTTTGGCACGTCTGGATGAGAATCAAATCGAAATTCACGCCGCGCTGGAAGAAAAACCCGCCGATCATATCGCCCTGGTTGCCGGTACTGTGGAAATTTATTTGCCGTTGGCCGGTCTGGTGGATATGGCGGAAGAGCGCGCTCGCCTGAAGAAAGAATTGGCTGAGGCCGAGAGTCAGATTCAACGCCTGGAGAAGCTGCTCAACAGCCCCTTTGCCGGAAAAGCCCCTGCGAAAGTCGTGCAAAACGAGCGCGAGAAACTCGCTGCTTATCAGGATACGGCTGAAAAACTGCAAGCGCAATTAGCGAATTTGGCATAGCAAAACAAAACGCAAAGACACCAGAGTGCATAGTCTCAAAGGATATTTGTAGGGATTCCTCCCCTCGGTCGGAATGACACCATAGTGATTGTCTAAAAATAACTTCCCGAAAAATTGGCTCAATCTGAATATGGCTTGGGGAAATAAGCTGCAATTTGCACAGATTGAACCAATTTTGCCAAGAATGTTTTCTGGATGTTAACACAGGAGATAGCCATGTTAAAAGTTCTTTTCATCGGTGGAACGGGTATTATCAGTTCGGCTTGCTCGCGGTTGGCGGTCGAGAAGGGGATGCAGCTCTACCATCTCAACCGCGGGCAGACCACGCGCCCGATCCCGGAGGAAGTCATCCAACTTACGGGTGATGTGCGCGAGCCAAATTCTTATAAAACTGCTCTGGGCGATCACAGCTTTGATGTGGTTGTGCAATGGATTGGCTTTACGCCAGAGCATATCGAACAGGATATTGAGATATTGCGCGGGCGTGTGGGACAGTATATCTTCATCAGCTCGGCATCGGCTTACCAGACCCCGCCTGCCAGCCTTCCGGTGACAGAATCAACCGTGCTGGACAACCCGGTTTGGGAATATTCGCGCAACAAAATCGCTTGCGAAGAACGCCTGATCCGCGCTTATCGGGAAGAGAAATTTCCAGTTACGGTTGTGCGCCCCTCTCACACGTATGATGCTACTCTCTTTCCCACGCATGGCGGTTATACCGTACTGCATCGGATGCGGCAGGGCAAATCGGTTGTGGTGCATGGCGATGGCACCTCCCTGTGGACGTTGACTCATAATCAGGATTTCGCTGTGGGTTTGGTCGGATTGTTCGGCAACCCGCGTGCCATCGGGGATACTTTCCATATCACATCGGATGAATGGCTTTCGTGGAATCAAATTTACACTTTCATTGCTCAAGCCGCGGGAGTGGAAGCCCGGCTGGTGCATATCCCCTCCGAGCTAATTGCTGCCTACGATCCTGATTGGGGCGACGGCCTGCTGGGCGACAAAGCCCATTCGATGATTTTCGACAATACGAAAATTAAACGCCTGGTGCCAGATTTCAACCCGACGATTCCTTTCGCCGAAGGCGCCCGCCAGATTGTAGCCTGGTACGATGATGATCTGGCTCGTCAGGTGGTGGATGAGACCTTTGATGCTTTGAATGATCGTATCATCGCGGCGTATGCAAAGGCCTGGCCCAGATAAAAGGTAAGAATCCTTCCAGTCAGGGTGTCTACGTGGCATGAATGCTATCGACGCACAACTCAAACTTGGCGCGGTTTCGCTCAGCGTTGCTGATGTCAACCGCTCGCTGGATTATTATCAAAGCCGGATTGGCCTGCATATTTTGGCGCGGGAGAATGGGGAAATTTCGCTGGGGGTTGGAGAAACGATTTTATTGAACCTGCACCACCAGCCCGGTGCGCAAATTGCCCGGCGGATGACAGGCCTGTATCATTTTGCATTGCTGTTGCCATCCCGCTTTGCATTGGCGCAAACGCTGCATCATCTCATCGAGACGCAAACCCCCATGGTTGGCGCAGCAGATCATTTGGTCAGCGAGGCTCTGTATTTGACAGACCCCGATGGTCATGGCATCGAAATTTACCGCGATCGCCCACGCTCGCAATGGTATAACGCCCAGGGCATTCTCGAAATGGGCACCCTGGCGCTGGATGCCGAGGGCATCTTGAGTGAACGAAATAGCAACACGCCGCGCTGGGATGGTCTGCCCGTCGAAACGGTAATGGGGCATGTTCATTTGCATGTGGCTGATCTAAAAGCAGCCAATCATTTTTATGTTGAAGTGCTGGGATTTGACCAACCACGCTTTTCGATGCAGATTCCTTCGGCCATTTTTATCAACGCCGGGGGCTACCACCACACCCTGGGGCTAAATATCTGGGCCGGGGTGGGCGCGCCACCCCCAACGTCGGAAAATGCGCGCCTGCTCTCGTTTGAGATGATCTTCTCGGATATGGATCAGCTTGACCACGCGCGCCAGCGTCTAGATGAGGCGGGATTTTCTCAGGAACAACGGACTCAGGGGTGGCTGGTTCGTGATCCCTCGCAGAATCCAATCTTGATGCGTGTAGAATGAGTACGAATTGCCCGGATACGATTCTCAGGTTTCGGCCTGGTCGTGCAAGAACAGCCATACTCCCCCGAAGGCCAATAGCATACTGATAGCCCCCACAGTTGTCACTGCGCTCAGACCGCGCCACTGCCACAAGGCCGCGGTCAGTGGCGGCCCCAAACCCAGCCCGACCGCATTGCCAAGGGCAACCAGCGAGAAGATGGTTGCGCGTGCATCAGGAGCTTGTTCGGCATAGAGGGGAAATAGCGAAACGATGCTCATCTCAACCCATAGCACCGTGAGCAGCAACATGATACGGCTGCTGGATAGTGTGAGGCTAAACCCTGGCAGCAATCCAAAGAAAATCGCGCCAATTGCCAGACTGATCAGGCTGCCACGGCGCTTGCCCACACGATCGATAAATAAACCTGTCAGAATCGCGCCTGCCAGCTCGGCAAATCCAATCCGGTTAGCGGTCAGCCCTAAGCCCAACGCATCGAGTTCGTAGTCAGCGCTCAGCCAGATGCTCCAAAAGGTCATAAAAATGCCGACGCCGGCGAAGAGCAGCATGGATACAACCGCCGAAGCCAGTACATTGGGTTGTCTCAAGAGCGCTCCCATCCGCTGGGGCTCTGCCATGCTCCGGGTGCGCGTTTCGCTTGCCGGGAGTTTGCGCCAGATCAACACAGCAGCGATCAGGCTTAATACACTCAAAACGGCAAAGGGAATCCGCCAACCCCAGATATTCATCATCCAGCCGATCGCGGGCATCACTACTATGCCCGAAATCGCAAAGGCAATATCCACTGATGCCAGCGCCCGGCCGCGTCGTTCGTACGGAACCTGATCGCTGATATAGGCTTGCTGAGATGGCAAAAAGGCATTGGTTGCCACCCCCACCAGAAACATGGGTAATGCACCCCACCAGCCCTTTGCCAGCGCCATTCCTGCCATGCCCACAAATTGAATTAGCAAGGCCGCGCCCATAATATTGCGACGGCCTATGCGGTCGGCTAGCCTGCCGATGGCTGGCCCCAGCAAACCGGAAGTGGAGCGAATGGTCAGCAGCCAACCGAAGGAGGCTACACTGAGATTGAGGCCCGCAGAAATTTGGGGGATAAAGGGGTACGCCATGCGAAAGCTGGTATCCACAACCAGGCGGATGACAAAGATCAACGAGATCATGCTGATACTCAGGCCAGTGTAATAGATAATGCGCTCGGCGAAAGCAGAACGTGCGGTTGAATATTTCAAATAATACTCCAGTGTAGCTCTAAATATCTATCTGAGCGTTGTTGATTCAATTCTGTTTCCAACTGATGATGTATTCCGTCCATTCGTTGGGGAGCGCAAGCCCGGGATCGTTCACTCGCCAACTGCCATTCAATCCGAGTTCAAGCGCGGTGAGTTTGAAGTGGCACATAGCAATACCCATATCAACGCGTTGAAGATCAGCCAGCTTAAGAAGTTTGGCGTAATTGTTGGTGCGATAGCCGCGCGTCCTGCGCAAATAGAAATGCCACTCTGTGCCAGTCTTGATAATTCTCCACGGCTGACGGTTGGATGCTGATGGCCCCCGGCGCACCATTGCCAACGGTATGGCGAAATCTCCGGCAGTTTCCTGTGAAAGCGGATTGTCGAAGCGCTCGGAGAAAAAGAGCTTATTCCAGGGGAGGCGATGGTCGGAAGCAGCCACATCGCGCACTTTGCGGTCAAAGCGGCGTGCCCGCGGGGCAATATAGCCCACCGAAGTCACTGCGGGGATGCTCTCGCCCTCTTGTAGGGCAACTTTCGCCGCGAAACGACTTTTGGCGAATGTGCCGCCCAGCCAGCACGTCCCCAGGTCGAGATCAGTGGCTTGCAGGATGATTTGTTCCATTTGGTAGCCGAAATCTTCGAGATTCAGCTCCCCCTCGCGAAGAACTCCAACGAAGAAACCGGCTGCCCCTTTGATGAAGCCATAGGTTCCCAATCCCCTCAGGGCTTGCGCGTCTGCCTCGGTGGCAGCCACCAGCGCAAAGCGTGCCCGATTCCCCAGCGGGCCAACCTGGGCCGCTGAAATCCGGCCAGACAATTGAGCTATCGTATCCGCATCAAGGGGTTCTTCACGATACGTTCGGCAGGAAAAGCGCGCCGGGATGAGTTCAGTGATGGCTTGTTCAAATAGCATATTGTTATTCCCTAGCGCGAAATGCCTGGCCTGTATACATGCGACCAGCCCGCGCCACCGCAATTTTTGCAGCGGTCTTCTTCATCATTTTTTCCGCTGCCCTGACACCAGGGACATGCGCGCGCGGGCTGTGCCACCAGCACGCTGCCCTCGCCGCGGCACATGTGACATACGGTCTGATATTGGCTAAAGCGGCCCGTGCCTTCGCACCAGGCGCAGGTTTCGGGCGCAAATTGGATAAAGGGTGTAACCATAGAGTTCTCCAGNNNNNNNNNNNNNNNNNNNNNNNNNNNNNNNNNNNNNNNNNNNNNNNNNNNNNNNNNNNNNNNNNNNNNNNNNNNNNNNNNNNNNNNNNNNNNNNNNNNNGTTCTATGCTAAAAAACGCTGAATTTCGATCAAATATCCGTTGGGGTCACGCAAAAAACAGTGCAGAATATTGTACTGCGGATTGACGCGGGGTGGGTGCTCGAATTCTACACCGCGCGCTACAAGCATTGCATACCAGCCTTCGACATCGGAAGTCACGAGCGTGAAGATCACACCCGGGTGCTGATTCTGCGCATCAGGGCGTTGGCAAAAGCCCAGCAGAGCGCTTTCGGTGATCTGATAGATGCGGCAGGTTCCCTGATCGAGCCACAGTGTTAGACCGATAATTTGTTCATAAAAGTGGGATGTGACCGCGAGGTCGCGCGTGTACAAAAAGGTGATCTGCTCTGAAATGGAGGGGAGGGTCATGCGAGGCTCCGGGCAAGTAGCTGAATGGGATGGATGGCCTGGCGTTGAGCGCCGTCGGCGATCTGCGCCTGGCAGGAAACGCCCGCCGCAGCGATAATTACATCTTCATCGGCGCGCCGAACCGCCGGGAAGAGTTTCATCTCGCCAACCTGCATCGAGAGTTCGTAATGTTCGGTCTCGTAGCCAAACGCGCCCGCCATGCCGCAGCAGCCGGAGTCGATGACTTCGACAGCGTATCCGGCTGCTTTGAGCATCGCCACGGTGGCCTGTTCGCCAACCGGTTGACCGTCATCCGCCGGGGGTTGGGCTTTTTGATAGCAGTGGCCGTGGAGCAAAACCGGTGAAGGTTGCAGGTTGAGGGTTGGCAGGCTGGCAGGCTGGCGAATGATGAATTCGTCGATCATCCAGGCGCGGCGAGCAATCAATTTGACGCGTTCATCATCGGGGAAAAAATCGGGGAATTCGTCGCGTAGGGTGTAAATCTCGGAGGGTTCCAGACCGATGATGGGATACTCACCCTGGGGGTCAATGGCATCAATCGCATCTACAACGCGCGCTGCATGACGTTTGGCGGCATCCAGAAATCCCTTTGAGATCAGTGTGCGCCCCGCGCCAACCACGGGGAGAATTTTTACAGCAAAATTGAGCTTCCGTAAAACGGTCAGGGCGGCGGCTTCATCATCGGGATCGAAATAGCGCGTGAAGGCGTCGGGGAGATAGATAATTGGAGATTGGGGAGTGGGGATCAGGGGAACCTGATCTCCAATTTTCCGATTGTATGATTTCTCAAACTGCGGCAATTTGCGCTGCGGTGCCAGATGCAAAATATGAATAACACTTCCCAACCCTAATCCCCAATTGCCTAATCGCTGAGCTTTGCTCCCCAACCTCGCGAAAGCACCAATATAGCCAAAGACATAATCACGCAGCTTGCGGCGGTGCGACTTATAGTAATGGTGCGTAAACTCGTATTTGAGTTTCGCCATATCCACCAGCGAGGGACAATCCGATTTGCAGCCTTTGCAGGCCAGGCACAAGTCTAAGGCATTGAAAACATCCTGTCTCCGATCTTCTGTCGGCGAAGCGCTAATCAACGCCCGCAGCAAGTTTGCCCGCCCGCGGGTGGAGTGCATCTCTTCGCGCGTGGCCTGGAAGGTGGGGCACATTACCCCACTATCGCCGCGGCAGACTCCGGCCCCGTTGCACATCTCGATGGCCCCGCTGAGGCCATTTTGCTGGGCGAAGCTCATCACAGTCTCCCAGCCGCGGGCGCGGTAATTTGGCCCGTAGCGCAGATTCGTATCCATCGGCGAAGGGGCCACGATCTTGCCCGGGTTGAGAATCCCCAACGGATCGGCTGCCAGCTTCAAATCCTGGAACGCCTTTACGATTTTCGGGCCGTAGAGTTGCTCCAACCATTCCGAGCGCGCCAGGCCGTCGCCATGCTCACCGGTCGTGGTTCCCCCCAGTGAAATCGTGGCCTTGACCGCTTCCTGGGCAATCTGGCGCAGGTCTCGTATTCCACTTTCGGTTTTAAGATTTAAGAGCGGGCGCACATGCAGACAGCCCGCCGAGGCGTGAGCGTAGTAATAAAACTCGGTGTTATGATCGGCGGCAATCGCATCCATGGCGCGCACATAAGCGCCCAGATTTTCCACAGGAACGGTGAGGTCTTCGATGAAGGTGTGCGTGCGCAAGTCGCCGGGTTGCGATTGCAAAATGCCCAAGCCAGCTTTGCGTACCGCCCAGACGCGGCTTTGCGCCTGGGGCGTTTCGGCGATCAGCGCATCCTGTCGCAAGGCGCGCGCCTGTGCCAGGAGTTGCGGCATATTATCTCCGGCGAATTCGACAGCCAACAACGCCGCGGGGAGGCGGTCGGAAGCTCCTGGTATAAAATCTAACATGCGTGCGTAAGCAGGCACGGATGCAGCCAGTTCAAGCAGCACGCGCGGGATCAGCTCGATGGCGCTGGGGTGGTGCTCCAGCAGGCGCGGAGTCTCCTCGCAGGCTTGCTCCACGGAATCAAAGGCCAGCACCGCCAGTGCAGTGTGACGCGGTTTGGGTACCAATCGAATAGTGGCCTGACGGATCACGCCCAGCGTGCCTTCAGAGCCAACGAGCAGATGGGCTAGATTGATGTGGTTGGGTGAGATAGGCGGGTAGCCGTTGAAGGTTGAAGGTTTAAGGTTGAATTGCGGAGGTGCGGAGGGGGACCAGGACAGCAGATAATTAAGATTATATCCAGCCGCGCGGCGGTAGGTGCGCGGCCAGCGGACGCGGATTTCGCCGGCGAGGGTTGCGCGGATGTTGAGGGCAGTTTTAAGAAAAGCGTTGAAGGTTGAAGGTTGAATATGTGAATGTTCGAATGTTGAAACGCTTGTTTCTTCCAGCGTCGCCATTTGCCCATCGCCAAAAATCGTTTCAAGCGCGACGACATGATCGGCAAACATGCCATAGACAATCGAGTGCGCGCCACTGGCATTGTTGGCAAGCGAACCACCCAGCGTAGCGCGGTCGGACGAGGCCGGGTCGGGGCCGATCATCAGGCCGTAGGGCGCGGCAGCGTGGTTGATATCGCGCAGGATTGCCCCCGGCTCGGCAGTTACCCAGCCATCACCCCCTTGATCGTCATCGTGTATTTTGTGGATTTTGTTGAGATAGCGCGAACAATCCAAAACCAGGGCTTTACCAACGGCTTGTCCGGCCAATGAACTGCCCGCCCCGCGCGCTAGCACAGGCACGCGGTATTTGGCCGCCAACTCTACCGCCGCGTTGAGATGATCGAGCGTGCGCGGAAAACCTACCCCCAGCGGCGTAATCTGATAGAGCGAAGCATCTGTGCTGTAGATGACGCGCGTGGCGTCGTCGGTGCGGATTTCTAGCCCGGCGCGGTGTAGTTCGTGGAGCAAATCGGGAGGTAACATATCGCTCCATTGTAGAGCAAAAGCTGCATGCCGACAAGATTGCCTGAATAATTCGCGAATTAAATATTGACTTACGCTAGCGAAAGTGTTATATTTGAAATATAAACTTTCGCTAGCGTAAGGAGTTCCAATGAGCGAAGAGTGGATCAGTACCCAGGAAGCGGCCAAACAACTTGGCGTTACAACCGCCCGTATTCGACAGTTGGTGGCCGAAAAGAAAATAAACGCTCGAAAAGTGGGCGGAAAGTATCGCGGGCAATGGCTGGTTAAGGCCACTGATATTGCCCAACGTATTCAAAAAGGAGTAAGTACTAAAATGAATGTAAAAAATCGTATGACCCCCAACCCGATCACAGCCTCACAGCAGACCAATTACAATCAGGCTTTGCGTCTGATGCAGCAAAATAATATCAAACATCTTCCAATTGTTGATAGTCACGATAAATTGATAGGCATCGTTACTTATAACGATATGCTGCGCGCTGAGCCTTCGCCGGTGACCAGCCTGAGCGTTTTCGAAATTGCATCCCTGTTGGAAAAAGTCACCATGAAACAGATTATGAACCATCCTGTCTTGGCGATTGAAGAAACCTGCAGTATTGCCAACGCGGCTAAATTTATGTTGGATAACGATATTGGCTGCTTGCCGGTGGTGCGCGACGAGGCGTTGGTCGGCATTATTACCGACACAGACATCTTTAAAACTTTTGTTGAGATAACTGGTGGTGGACAGGCGGGGACTCGCCTGGAGGCCAAAGTTCCCGATCAAAAGGGCCAGTTGGCAGCCTTGACACAGGCGCTCACCGAGGCTGGGGCCTATATTGTCTTGGTGGCGATATCTTACGATGATTCAGGCGATTATTCGTATGTTGACCTCAAGGAGCGCGGCGGAGATGAGCAGAAAATACGTGCGGAATTGGGAAAACTGGATCATGTAGAAGTGCTTGAAATCCGCCCCAGCGACGGTGATCAGTTGCGCAGTTTTGGAAAATAGACGATTGCTCAAAACAGGCAGGCTCAATCCCCTGCCTGTTTTTACATAAAATATACCAACCGCGCGGGGGTCACGGGATAGGTCGCTTTCGTTGCCCAAAACATGGTATAACTAGGCCAGTCAACCCACAACGAAGCGACCCTAAAAAGTACATCTCATGCCTCAATTTGAATTCCACATTTCTCGCCAGTCACGCCAGAATTATCAATTTGACCAGACCCTGTTTAGCTTGAGCGGGAATGTCATCTTTGCCGATTTTAGCGCCGCGCGGCTCTTTGCCCAGAAAATGAATGTCAAACGCCATCCGGAGCAGGCCGTTAGGGCCGGGCATATTCATGCCATGGGCTTGATCGATGAAATTTTGCATTTGCTGGCGCGCCAGTATCGTCTGCAAACTAATCCGCTGGCGCTGGAGAAGGCCCTTGTCTGGCTGGAGAAAAATGTAGGCGCTCTAGCTGTGGACGCAGCATTGCTGCGCTTTGTGGAAGAATTTCCGCCCGTCGCGGTTTATCGTGGCGAGCTTTCGCTTGAAGATTATTTGCAAGGCCGCAGCGATGGGTTGCTCAATCGTCAGATTGCGCTCGAAGAGTTGCTGATGCTCTGGCTGGCAAATGCCAACCCGGCTTTTAACCCCTATGCGGAGCTTTTCGACGATCAAACTCTGGTTGCAGATACGGCCTATTCGCAGATCGTTAAGGGGTTGGGGGAATTCTTCGAGACACAACCCCGTTTCGGCTCCGGCGATCAAACCCTGATCGAAGTTTTGCGCGGCCCTGCTTTGGCCGCGCCCGATTCCCTCGAGGGGCAACTCGATTTTATTCGCGAGCAGTGGTCAGTCGTTCTGGGTGAATATTTGCAGCGCCTGCTCAAGGGTCTTGATTTCATCAAGGAAGAAACCAAACCGAGTTTCTTTGGCCCTGGCCCGGCGCAAGTTCCGGAATATCCATCACCTGGCAGTTCGCTCACGGGCGACTACCCGCTTTTCGAGGAAGAACGCTTCAGCCCCGATAGCGACTGGATGCCGCGCCTGGTGCTGCTTGCTAAAAACACCTATGTCTGGCTCGACCAGATGAGCAAAGATTATCAGCGCGAGATCAAGCGCCTGGATCAGGTCCCGGACGCGGAACTGGACAAGTTGGCGGGATGGGGTTTTACCGGCTTGTGGCTGATCGGTCT is a genomic window containing:
- a CDS encoding CBS domain-containing protein, whose translation is MSEEWISTQEAAKQLGVTTARIRQLVAEKKINARKVGGKYRGQWLVKATDIAQRIQKGVSTKMNVKNRMTPNPITASQQTNYNQALRLMQQNNIKHLPIVDSHDKLIGIVTYNDMLRAEPSPVTSLSVFEIASLLEKVTMKQIMNHPVLAIEETCSIANAAKFMLDNDIGCLPVVRDEALVGIITDTDIFKTFVEITGGGQAGTRLEAKVPDQKGQLAALTQALTEAGAYIVLVAISYDDSGDYSYVDLKERGGDEQKIRAELGKLDHVEVLEIRPSDGDQLRSFGK
- a CDS encoding VOC family protein, with the protein product MNAIDAQLKLGAVSLSVADVNRSLDYYQSRIGLHILARENGEISLGVGETILLNLHHQPGAQIARRMTGLYHFALLLPSRFALAQTLHHLIETQTPMVGAADHLVSEALYLTDPDGHGIEIYRDRPRSQWYNAQGILEMGTLALDAEGILSERNSNTPRWDGLPVETVMGHVHLHVADLKAANHFYVEVLGFDQPRFSMQIPSAIFINAGGYHHTLGLNIWAGVGAPPPTSENARLLSFEMIFSDMDQLDHARQRLDEAGFSQEQRTQGWLVRDPSQNPILMRVE
- a CDS encoding MFS transporter, producing the protein MKYSTARSAFAERIIYYTGLSISMISLIFVIRLVVDTSFRMAYPFIPQISAGLNLSVASFGWLLTIRSTSGLLGPAIGRLADRIGRRNIMGAALLIQFVGMAGMALAKGWWGALPMFLVGVATNAFLPSQQAYISDQVPYERRGRALASVDIAFAISGIVVMPAIGWMMNIWGWRIPFAVLSVLSLIAAVLIWRKLPASETRTRSMAEPQRMGALLRQPNVLASAVVSMLLFAGVGIFMTFWSIWLSADYELDALGLGLTANRIGFAELAGAILTGLFIDRVGKRRGSLISLAIGAIFFGLLPGFSLTLSSSRIMLLLTVLWVEMSIVSLFPLYAEQAPDARATIFSLVALGNAVGLGLGPPLTAALWQWRGLSAVTTVGAISMLLAFGGVWLFLHDQAET
- a CDS encoding FAD-binding protein, translating into MLPPDLLHELHRAGLEIRTDDATRVIYSTDASLYQITPLGVGFPRTLDHLNAAVELAAKYRVPVLARGAGSSLAGQAVGKALVLDCSRYLNKIHKIHDDDQGGDGWVTAEPGAILRDINHAAAPYGLMIGPDPASSDRATLGGSLANNASGAHSIVYGMFADHVVALETIFGDGQMATLEETSVSTFEHSHIQPSTFNAFLKTALNIRATLAGEIRVRWPRTYRRAAGYNLNYLLSWSPSAPPQFNLKPSTFNGYPPISPNHINLAHLLVGSEGTLGVIRQATIRLVPKPRHTALAVLAFDSVEQACEETPRLLEHHPSAIELIPRVLLELAASVPAYARMLDFIPGASDRLPAALLAVEFAGDNMPQLLAQARALRQDALIAETPQAQSRVWAVRKAGLGILQSQPGDLRTHTFIEDLTVPVENLGAYVRAMDAIAADHNTEFYYYAHASAGCLHVRPLLNLKTESGIRDLRQIAQEAVKATISLGGTTTGEHGDGLARSEWLEQLYGPKIVKAFQDLKLAADPLGILNPGKIVAPSPMDTNLRYGPNYRARGWETVMSFAQQNGLSGAIEMCNGAGVCRGDSGVMCPTFQATREEMHSTRGRANLLRALISASPTEDRRQDVFNALDLCLACKGCKSDCPSLVDMAKLKYEFTHHYYKSHRRKLRDYVFGYIGAFARLGSKAQRLGNWGLGLGSVIHILHLAPQRKLPQFEKSYNRKIGDQVPLIPTPQSPIIYLPDAFTRYFDPDDEAAALTVLRKLNFAVKILPVVGAGRTLISKGFLDAAKRHAARVVDAIDAIDPQGEYPIIGLEPSEIYTLRDEFPDFFPDDERVKLIARRAWMIDEFIIRQPASLPTLNLQPSPVLLHGHCYQKAQPPADDGQPVGEQATVAMLKAAGYAVEVIDSGCCGMAGAFGYETEHYELSMQVGEMKLFPAVRRADEDVIIAAAGVSCQAQIADGAQRQAIHPIQLLARSLA
- a CDS encoding nitroreductase, translating into MLFEQAITELIPARFSCRTYREEPLDADTIAQLSGRISAAQVGPLGNRARFALVAATEADAQALRGLGTYGFIKGAAGFFVGVLREGELNLEDFGYQMEQIILQATDLDLGTCWLGGTFAKSRFAAKVALQEGESIPAVTSVGYIAPRARRFDRKVRDVAASDHRLPWNKLFFSERFDNPLSQETAGDFAIPLAMVRRGPSASNRQPWRIIKTGTEWHFYLRRTRGYRTNNYAKLLKLADLQRVDMGIAMCHFKLTALELGLNGSWRVNDPGLALPNEWTEYIISWKQN
- a CDS encoding SDR family oxidoreductase; the encoded protein is MAMLKVLFIGGTGIISSACSRLAVEKGMQLYHLNRGQTTRPIPEEVIQLTGDVREPNSYKTALGDHSFDVVVQWIGFTPEHIEQDIEILRGRVGQYIFISSASAYQTPPASLPVTESTVLDNPVWEYSRNKIACEERLIRAYREEKFPVTVVRPSHTYDATLFPTHGGYTVLHRMRQGKSVVVHGDGTSLWTLTHNQDFAVGLVGLFGNPRAIGDTFHITSDEWLSWNQIYTFIAQAAGVEARLVHIPSELIAAYDPDWGDGLLGDKAHSMIFDNTKIKRLVPDFNPTIPFAEGARQIVAWYDDDLARQVVDETFDALNDRIIAAYAKAWPR
- a CDS encoding VOC family protein, which translates into the protein MTLPSISEQITFLYTRDLAVTSHFYEQIIGLTLWLDQGTCRIYQITESALLGFCQRPDAQNQHPGVIFTLVTSDVEGWYAMLVARGVEFEHPPRVNPQYNILHCFLRDPNGYLIEIQRFLA
- a CDS encoding transcriptional regulator, with product MVTPFIQFAPETCAWCEGTGRFSQYQTVCHMCRGEGSVLVAQPARACPWCQGSGKNDEEDRCKNCGGAGWSHVYRPGISR